Genomic window (Thomasclavelia spiroformis DSM 1552):
ATGTAGTTTGTGATGTTGATTGCCAAAATAGTATTTGTCCCACAGCATAACCAATACCACAAATCAACATTGTTGTTTTGCTGTTAATTTGCTCATTTAATTTTCCCCAAAAAGGTGAAAATAAAAAATTTAATCCCATCATCGCCCCATAAGCAACTCCAAACATATAATCTCCTAAAGCTAAGTTTTTTATTACTGTTGGTGTAATGGGATGAGCAAAATTAGCTGCTAAATTAAACATACCATTAATTATAAAAAAAACTATTAATTTATTCATATTATCCCTCATCACTCTTTTTATAAAGAAAAACACATGAAAACATGTGTTTATTCTATATATGAAATAACCATATGTCTATTTTTTCCTTCACCATAGCTCTGTGTTTTTACATGATCTAATTTAGCTAACTCTTGATGCATAACTTTACGTTCATCAGCAGGCATTGGATCAAGTTTGATATCAGCTTTAGTTCTTAAAACTTGTTTTCCTAATTTTCTTGCCATGCTAGCTACTTTTTTATAACGTTCTTCTTTATAACCATTAATATCAACACTTAATTCAATTCTTTTTTTATATGTAGTACTTACTGCATTTTTTACAATAAAATTAATTGCTCTTAAGATTACACCAGCTTTTCCAATCAATATAGAGTTGTTGCTTGTATT
Coding sequences:
- the jag gene encoding RNA-binding cell elongation regulator Jag/EloR — protein: MFRRFTAKTVQDAVNLACQELNVTVDELNYEVISETKTFFTKRAEIECYTIAMVQEYIEGYVRRFISEMGFEVETVSYLQDGRIYCNINTSNNSILIGKAGVILRAINFIVKNAVSTTYKKRIELSVDINGYKEERYKKVASMARKLGKQVLRTKADIKLDPMPADERKVMHQELAKLDHVKTQSYGEGKNRHMVISYIE